In Spirobacillus cienkowskii, a genomic segment contains:
- a CDS encoding IS982 family transposase: MDWQSQLITVYLTTCDFFSQLSPTSFLKISPNSNPSFTDQEVTTIYIFGVLMKQKNIKAIFNFTKNFIPNWFPHLPSYEGFLSRLNSLSKLFPELANFILKNNKFKIPKTKSKPFILIDSLPIILTTGFRAHKCNTANDISAIGYCSSKDKFYYGLKLHLAALFQNKKLAAPIDFKITPAATHDLTAVKNDLLNFKHSQIFADRAYCDKSTKKNLNQINSKLHTPIKLSRNKKTLSSDEKVYSKSVSSIRQSIEILFNWLIESSGIQIASKVRSTKGLIVHVFGRFSACLFNYLFKF; the protein is encoded by the coding sequence ATGGACTGGCAGAGCCAACTCATCACTGTATACCTTACTACCTGCGATTTCTTTTCTCAACTCTCTCCAACCTCTTTTTTAAAAATTAGTCCAAACTCAAATCCCTCGTTCACAGACCAAGAAGTCACCACTATTTACATCTTTGGAGTTTTAATGAAACAAAAAAATATAAAAGCTATTTTTAACTTCACTAAAAATTTTATTCCAAACTGGTTTCCTCACTTGCCTTCTTATGAAGGATTTTTGTCAAGACTTAATAGCTTAAGTAAACTCTTTCCTGAACTTGCAAACTTTATTTTAAAAAATAATAAATTTAAAATCCCTAAAACAAAATCCAAACCTTTTATTCTTATTGACTCTTTACCTATTATACTCACAACTGGTTTTCGGGCGCACAAGTGCAATACTGCAAACGATATTTCTGCTATTGGCTATTGCTCTTCAAAAGATAAATTTTACTATGGGTTAAAACTTCATCTCGCTGCTTTGTTTCAAAATAAAAAACTTGCCGCACCTATTGATTTTAAAATCACACCCGCCGCAACTCACGACTTAACTGCTGTTAAGAATGATCTTTTAAACTTCAAACATTCGCAAATCTTTGCCGATCGTGCTTACTGTGACAAATCAACTAAAAAAAACTTGAATCAAATAAACTCTAAATTACACACACCAATTAAACTCTCTCGGAATAAAAAAACTCTTTCTAGTGATGAGAAAGTTTATTCTAAATCTGTTAGCTCTATTCGGCAGTCCATTGAAATCCTTTTTAACTGGTTAATTGAATCCAGCGGTATTCAAATCGCATCAAAAGTTCGATCGACTAAAGGCCTTATCGTCCATGTTTTCGGACGATTTTCTGCCTGCCTGTTTAACTACTTATTCAAATTCTAA
- a CDS encoding N-acetylmuramoyl-L-alanine amidase codes for MPSQVQEKYTINTQYPSENFNERSLEPIQFLILHYTAAPLQIALNALTQKGKVSSHYLVPELKINNKRIVYQLVEENKRAWHAGVSAWDNKLNLNNTSIGIEIVNLGFIYNNETKKTTWFPYSEEQIETLILLCHNIIQRHNILPQHVLGHADVAPGRKFDPGLLFPWQKLAKYGIGAWVDEEEIKELLSNITEPKNVAQWQQKLQEYGYKIKITNKKDAQTLAVLNAFQMHFRPQAITQEMDLECYKILCALIQKYKQTTLIS; via the coding sequence ATGCCATCGCAAGTACAAGAAAAATATACCATTAATACGCAATACCCTTCGGAAAACTTTAATGAACGCTCGCTTGAACCAATTCAATTTTTAATTCTACACTATACCGCTGCACCCTTACAAATTGCGCTCAATGCCCTGACCCAAAAAGGAAAAGTGAGTAGCCATTATCTTGTGCCTGAACTAAAGATAAACAATAAAAGAATTGTGTATCAGCTGGTTGAAGAAAACAAACGCGCTTGGCATGCTGGTGTGAGTGCATGGGATAATAAACTAAATTTAAATAACACATCAATAGGAATTGAAATTGTCAATTTGGGATTTATCTACAATAACGAAACTAAAAAAACAACCTGGTTTCCGTATTCCGAAGAACAAATAGAAACTCTGATATTATTATGCCATAATATTATTCAACGCCATAATATTCTACCGCAACATGTACTGGGGCACGCGGATGTTGCCCCTGGTCGTAAGTTTGACCCGGGGTTGCTGTTTCCTTGGCAAAAACTTGCAAAATATGGCATTGGTGCCTGGGTTGATGAAGAAGAAATAAAAGAATTATTATCCAATATCACAGAACCTAAAAATGTGGCGCAATGGCAACAAAAATTGCAAGAATATGGTTACAAAATTAAAATCACAAATAAAAAAGACGCCCAAACATTAGCCGTATTAAACGCTTTTCAAATGCACTTTAGGCCACAAGCAATAACCCAAGAAATGGATTTAGAATGCTACAAAATTTTATGTGCCTTAATTCAAAAATACAAACAAACAACCTTAATCAGTTAA
- a CDS encoding IS630 family transposase, which translates to MQNEIKKKFSKSGLYKFLQRTLIRRVVPRTKHIKNDPEKMAEWIKDLPNKINEIKVKNPGKKINIDFQDESRFGQMTIKSGIWSPFPIRPEFKTQMGYLNSWIYATANKDTGKYFGMILPNLNVENMQIFINEYSKTVPKNEHIIMILDGASAHKSKKLILPQNISFIFLPSFSPELNPIERLWSYFKRNHLSFKIYKDYEDLVQKCSSGWNQLTQKIVKSIMNSKPKASLC; encoded by the coding sequence TTAATAAGAAGAGTTGTTCCAAGAACAAAGCATATAAAAAATGACCCAGAAAAAATGGCCGAATGGATTAAAGATTTACCAAATAAAATTAATGAAATTAAAGTAAAAAATCCAGGAAAAAAAATAAACATAGATTTTCAAGATGAATCACGATTTGGACAAATGACAATAAAATCTGGTATTTGGAGTCCTTTCCCAATCAGACCAGAATTTAAAACTCAAATGGGTTATTTAAACTCATGGATTTATGCTACTGCTAACAAAGATACGGGCAAATATTTTGGAATGATATTACCAAATTTAAATGTTGAAAACATGCAAATTTTTATCAATGAGTACTCCAAGACCGTACCTAAGAATGAGCATATTATTATGATACTAGATGGAGCTAGTGCACATAAAAGCAAAAAATTAATTTTACCCCAAAATATATCATTTATTTTTTTACCTTCATTTTCTCCAGAGTTAAATCCAATTGAAAGGTTATGGAGTTATTTTAAAAGGAATCACTTATCATTTAAAATTTATAAAGATTATGAAGATCTCGTTCAAAAATGCTCTAGTGGTTGGAATCAATTAACACAAAAAATTGTCAAGTCAATTATGAATTCAAAACCTAAGGCAAGCTTATGTTAA